In the genome of Candidatus Omnitrophota bacterium, the window GCGATAATAAAGAATTTTTATAAGTAAAACTCTCAACTTAAGATTCTAAGTTTATTAGAATTTCGGATTTCGAGTTTATCCGTGTTATGCAGAAGATTATTGCCAAATACAGTAAAACCGGTCCGATGATTTATATCTCTCAATTGGATTTGTTAAGAGTTTTTCAACGTGCTCTTCGTCGGGCACAGGTTCCCTTTGTGCTTACCAAAGGATTTAACCCCCGACCGCGAATAAGCTTTAAACGGGCTTTAAAATTGGGAGTAGAAAGCTTTGACGAGGAGGTTACCTTTTATCTGGAACCACCGCTTGAACCTGAATTGTTTCGGCAGAAATTACAAAAGGAACTTCCCCAAGGTATTGAAATTCTCTCCGTAAAAAGTGAATTTTGAAAATTTGTAATTAGAGTTTCGGATTTAGAGTTTTAAACAATTATGTCCCGAGATATTTTAATCAATGTTGAGCCTAAAGAAGTAAGGGTTGCGGTGGTAACGGAGCATAAACTTACAGATTTCTTTGTGGAGCGGAAAGACACCCAGCACATCGTGGGCAATATTTATAAGGGTAAAGTTACCGCTGTTGTGCCGGGAATAGGTGCAGCTTTTGTAGATATCGGATTGGACAAAAACGGTTTTTTATATGTCGATGATGTCTTAAAACCCCCTTTTGAACTAGAAGAGGATTTTTTAAGCGAAGAAGAAAATAATCCTTCCGCCTTTCACAAAAAAGATTCTATTGAGGCAAAATTAAAAGTAAACGATGATATTTTGGTTCAGGCCATTAAAGAACCCTTAGGGAAAAAGGGTCCGCGTCTTACGACCCATATTAGTATTCCCGGTAAGCACTTGGTGTTTATGCCCAACGACCCTCGCACAGGGATTTCCCGGAGAATTGCCGATAAAAAGGAGCGTGAGCGCATCAAACTTATCTTAAAGAAGTTAAACATTCCTTCTGGAACCGGCCTCATTGCCCGCACCGCAGGAGAAAAAGCAGAGGAGCGCGATTTTGTGAGAGACCTACATTTTTTGCTTAAGGGCTGGGAGAGAATTTCTCGCTTAAGCAGACGCGTAAGCTCTCCTTATCTTCTCCATGCAGAGAGTGAGTTGATTATCAGGATATTGCGCGATTTTTTTACTGAAGAAATAGGTAATGTTTATATTGATTCCCGAGAGGAATATCGTAAGGCGTTACATTTTACAAACTATTTTTCTCCACATTTAAAAACAAGATTGCGCTTCTATCAAGAAGAAGTTTCCCTTTTTACAAAAATGGGGATCGAGAAAGAAATTGAGAAACTCTATAAGCGGATAGTTCAGCTTAAAAGTGGTGGATATATAGTCATTGAACAGACAGAAAGCCTTGTTTCTATTGATGTAAATTCGGGTAAATTTGTGGGAAAACCCGGTAAGGGCAAAACTCTTGAGGAAACCGCTTTTATTGTGAATAAAGAAGCAGCGGAAGAAATTGCTCGCCAGATTCGTTTACGCAACTTAGGAGGTATCATTATCATTGATTTTATTGATATGGTTCTTGCCGAAAATCGTGATAAGGTGTTTCGTGCTTTCAAAGATTTTCTGAAAGAGGATAAGGCAAAAATTAAACTCTATCCCTTTTCTCAGTTTGGGCTTATTGAGATGACCCGTGAGAGAAGAAGAAGTAGTATTGAAAGTGTCTTTTATGAGAAGTGTCCTTACTGTCAAGGTTTAGGTCATGTTAAAACTATTTCTACTTTGGCTAACGAAGCCCTAAGAAGGCTGAAGCAAACGCTTACTGAAAGTAAAAGAAGAAAAATTACTCTCTTTGTGCACCCTGATTTAGCGCATAAACTTTCAGGAGAATATTCGCGCTTTATCCGT includes:
- a CDS encoding TIGR03936 family radical SAM-associated protein, coding for MQKIIAKYSKTGPMIYISQLDLLRVFQRALRRAQVPFVLTKGFNPRPRISFKRALKLGVESFDEEVTFYLEPPLEPELFRQKLQKELPQGIEILSVKSEF
- a CDS encoding Rne/Rng family ribonuclease; the protein is MSRDILINVEPKEVRVAVVTEHKLTDFFVERKDTQHIVGNIYKGKVTAVVPGIGAAFVDIGLDKNGFLYVDDVLKPPFELEEDFLSEEENNPSAFHKKDSIEAKLKVNDDILVQAIKEPLGKKGPRLTTHISIPGKHLVFMPNDPRTGISRRIADKKERERIKLILKKLNIPSGTGLIARTAGEKAEERDFVRDLHFLLKGWERISRLSRRVSSPYLLHAESELIIRILRDFFTEEIGNVYIDSREEYRKALHFTNYFSPHLKTRLRFYQEEVSLFTKMGIEKEIEKLYKRIVQLKSGGYIVIEQTESLVSIDVNSGKFVGKPGKGKTLEETAFIVNKEAAEEIARQIRLRNLGGIIIIDFIDMVLAENRDKVFRAFKDFLKEDKAKIKLYPFSQFGLIEMTRERRRSSIESVFYEKCPYCQGLGHVKTISTLANEALRRLKQTLTESKRRKITLFVHPDLAHKLSGEYSRFIRQIAKKHRSNIEIKSDANLHIEEINIR